The following proteins are co-located in the Anser cygnoides isolate HZ-2024a breed goose chromosome 2, Taihu_goose_T2T_genome, whole genome shotgun sequence genome:
- the CCDC166 gene encoding coiled-coil domain-containing protein 166 translates to MASVTKQIKQDTTGTRKNKQGVRTKNGDISKGISDMETLVKERKSYLQKEYKILTEHMNTYMGKVEYFLQENKFLEEEAQRNREESNIYLSYITKHSQKCQNLIITLNDQNQIDLSQVWKQKEKLISQYTEKEKEVKTYLMNMEAKYSLMNKEVEDLQHFKDLQLEQMKKIKELEKELLVTKIQHSEQMHKIKSRFLQAKADCEVDSHQKIQVLTKRAEEAAIQSLIQHIKQVKAENRQLRQELLRLIQCSKVLKEIRVQLREQQQQLLRENQYTQDMARVRHRLHQHEGHNANWKTYSSNSPFGCGH, encoded by the coding sequence ATGGCATCCGTGACAAAGCAGATTAAACAAGACACCACTGGTACTAGGAAAAATAAGCAAGGAGTAAGAACCAAGAATGGAGATATATCCAAAGGAATAAGTGATATGGAGACACTTGTCAAAGAGAGGAAGTCATACTTGCAGAAGGAATACAAAATTCTTACTGAACATATGAACACATACATGGGAAAAGTGGAGTATTTCCTGCAGGAGAATAAATTCCTAGAAGAAGAAGCCCAACGGAATCGGGAAGAGAGTAACATTTACCTCTCCTACATAACAAAACACAGCCAGAAGTGCCAGAATCTAATAATAACACTAAATGACCAGAACCAAATTGATTTGTCTCAGGTctggaagcagaaagagaagctaATCTCGcaatatacagaaaaagaaaaggaggtaaAAACCTATCTGATGAATATGGAGGCAAAGTATTCTCTTATGAACAAGGAAGTTGAAGACTTGCAGCATTTCAAAGATCTGCAGTTAGAACagatgaaaaagattaaagagtTGGAGAAGGAATTGTTGGTCACAAAGATCCAGCATTCAGAACAAATGCACAAAATCAAGAGCAGATTTTTGCAGGCCAAGGCTGACTGTGAGGTGGACTCTCACCAGAAGATCCAGGTTCTCACCAAGAGAGCAGAAGAAGCAGCAATACAATCTCTAATTCAGCATATCAAACAAGTAAAAGCTGAGAATCGGCAACTGCGCCAGGAGTTGCTCAGACTCATCCAATGCTCAAAAGTCCTTAAAGAAATCAGAGTTCAActgagagagcagcagcagcagcttcttcgGGAGAACCAATACACTCAGGATATGGCACGTGTGCGTCACAGGTTACATCAGCATGAGGGACACAATGCAAACTGGAAAACCTACAGCTCTAACAGCCCCTTTGGATGTGGCCATTAG